In Xenorhabdus ishibashii, the following are encoded in one genomic region:
- a CDS encoding LysR family transcriptional regulator, with product MTTNIELRHLRYFIAVAEELHFGRAAERLNISQPPLSQQIQALEANIKAQLLVRNNRNVNLTPAGQMFLQEAYQIISQVDAAATKAARMQQGELGEISIGFTSTTPFMQKVTLSLRQFRERYPDVAIHMHQMNTKQQIAPLQTGRIDIGIMRNTSLPDNLEHQLLFRERFMLAVYDDHPLLKYANEGVDLEMLSDYPLVFFERDVGTALYDEIISLLANVGVVPTISQEAGEAMTILGLVAAGLGISIITESFTRMKLDGIQYLPLANNPAYSEVWLVKHKSCNNSAAADRLTHLLISNIVEVV from the coding sequence ATGACTACTAATATTGAACTCAGACACTTGCGTTACTTTATTGCCGTGGCAGAAGAATTGCATTTTGGACGTGCAGCAGAACGATTGAATATTTCACAACCACCATTAAGTCAGCAAATCCAGGCGCTGGAAGCGAATATCAAAGCTCAATTACTGGTACGTAATAACCGAAATGTCAATTTAACACCTGCTGGACAGATGTTTCTTCAGGAAGCATATCAAATCATTTCCCAGGTTGATGCTGCGGCAACCAAAGCAGCCAGAATGCAGCAAGGGGAGTTAGGGGAAATATCTATTGGCTTTACATCCACCACACCTTTTATGCAAAAAGTCACGCTAAGTTTACGTCAATTTCGAGAACGTTATCCTGATGTTGCCATTCATATGCATCAAATGAATACCAAACAGCAAATAGCACCTTTGCAGACAGGCAGAATTGATATAGGCATTATGCGTAATACATCATTGCCCGATAATCTGGAACATCAGTTACTCTTTCGTGAGCGTTTTATGTTGGCAGTATATGATGATCATCCTCTGCTGAAATACGCTAATGAAGGTGTTGATTTGGAGATGCTATCTGATTATCCACTGGTTTTTTTTGAACGTGATGTAGGGACAGCACTGTATGATGAAATTATTTCCCTATTGGCTAATGTAGGAGTGGTGCCGACGATTTCTCAGGAAGCGGGCGAAGCAATGACAATATTAGGATTAGTTGCTGCGGGATTAGGGATAAGCATTATTACAGAATCGTTTACCCGAATGAAACTGGATGGAATTCAATATCTGCCTTTAGCAAACAATCCTGCTTATTCCGAAGTTTGGTTGGTTAAACATAAAAGTTGCAATAACAGCGCTGCGGCAGATCGGTTAACACATCTTCTGATTTCAAACATAGTTGAAGTAGTGTGA
- a CDS encoding MFS transporter, producing the protein MNTIQSVSEKSAVSDVERDVENTTNQGYKSKQHYIQREDAVYLRVTLSFFAVGLATFALLYFVQPILPILSDEFNISPANSSLALSLSTGMLSLGLLITGPLSDAIGRKNVMAVSLIAASIFTLLSSVVTSWHGILFMRALVGLSLSGVAAVAMTYLSEEIHPSYVALSIGLYISGNSIGGMSGRLITGIIADHHSWRISVILLGTFALISAIAFWKMLPESKHFKSSSLKPKSLLINLKLHFRDQGLPLLFAEAFLLMGSFVTMFNYIGYRLLETPYHLSQTIVGLLSIVYLTGTYSATKAGGLTNKYGRGKILLAAISMMLIGCIITLFSPLWAVMLGVMVLTTGFFAAHAVASGWIGQRAKRAKAQASSLYLFCYYSGSSIAGTLGGIFWFYFAWNGVVAFISLLTLIALYVGLKLNKLPK; encoded by the coding sequence GTGAATACAATCCAAAGCGTCAGTGAAAAATCAGCAGTTTCTGACGTCGAAAGAGATGTTGAAAACACGACCAATCAAGGATACAAAAGTAAACAGCACTACATTCAACGTGAAGATGCTGTATACCTGCGAGTCACTCTCTCATTCTTTGCCGTTGGGCTGGCAACGTTTGCATTGCTCTATTTTGTTCAACCCATTTTGCCGATTTTGTCAGATGAATTTAATATCTCGCCAGCTAATAGTAGCTTGGCTTTGTCACTTTCCACTGGAATGTTATCCCTCGGTCTATTAATAACAGGCCCTCTATCCGATGCAATTGGCCGTAAAAATGTTATGGCAGTATCACTTATTGCCGCCTCCATTTTTACTCTCCTAAGTTCTGTCGTAACAAGCTGGCACGGGATTTTGTTTATGCGCGCACTAGTAGGTTTATCGTTAAGTGGCGTTGCCGCTGTTGCGATGACTTATTTAAGTGAAGAGATCCATCCCAGTTATGTCGCCTTGTCTATCGGTCTCTATATTAGTGGTAATTCAATAGGAGGAATGAGTGGACGTTTGATAACAGGTATAATTGCAGATCACCATTCATGGCGGATCTCTGTTATCTTACTAGGTACATTTGCTTTAATCTCCGCCATTGCATTTTGGAAGATGTTACCGGAATCCAAGCATTTTAAATCCAGCTCATTAAAACCTAAATCATTACTCATTAATTTGAAGCTACATTTCCGTGATCAAGGCCTTCCCTTATTATTTGCTGAAGCTTTTTTGCTTATGGGAAGTTTTGTCACCATGTTTAACTACATTGGTTATCGATTATTAGAAACCCCTTATCATTTAAGCCAGACTATTGTTGGTTTGCTATCTATTGTCTATTTAACAGGAACTTACAGTGCAACTAAAGCTGGAGGACTAACAAACAAGTATGGGAGAGGAAAAATATTATTAGCAGCTATTAGTATGATGCTGATTGGTTGCATAATCACTCTATTTTCCCCTCTCTGGGCAGTAATGCTGGGAGTGATGGTATTGACAACAGGCTTCTTTGCTGCCCATGCAGTTGCTAGTGGATGGATAGGACAAAGAGCCAAACGAGCAAAAGCGCAAGCCTCATCACTTTATTTGTTCTGCTATTACTCTGGTTCCAGTATTGCAGGAACGTTAGGTGGAATATTCTGGTTCTATTTTGCATGGAACGGCGTTGTCGCCTTTATTTCATTACTAACACTTATTGCTCTTTATGTAGGCTTAAAACTCAATAAATTACCAAAATAA